Proteins found in one Brevibacillus brevis genomic segment:
- a CDS encoding MerR family transcriptional regulator produces the protein MQIKDMAHRLQITPRAIRYYEEKGLIKPSKADASGYRQFTEEDVWRLQTIITLREVGMAVEDIRELLIQMKDQEGTLLHYLELQRSFMYTRWVEMSKVIQTTEAMIERIKGRESIDPAELFTLAEANKRLKQTRDNWVDRWNFNEWADRYDEWVHGGNGHESYENVLDEVVATVAVKPGECGLDAGTGTGNLAGRLVKKGARMSGFDQSPQMLKQCRAKHPEVETKLGTFFAFPFLENRFDFVATSYALHHLTDDQKQLALAECRRVLKPGGRLVIADLMFVDQAHRQAHLVALEEAGHTSVIADIQDRCYADRSRLLQELVHLGFTNEVRQLGTYTHLILSTSK, from the coding sequence ATGCAAATCAAAGACATGGCCCATCGCTTGCAAATAACCCCGCGTGCGATTCGATATTATGAAGAAAAAGGGCTAATCAAGCCATCGAAAGCAGATGCATCCGGTTATCGCCAGTTCACAGAGGAAGATGTCTGGAGACTGCAAACCATCATTACACTGCGCGAGGTCGGGATGGCGGTAGAAGACATTCGGGAGCTTCTGATTCAAATGAAGGATCAGGAAGGCACTCTTCTCCATTATTTAGAGCTGCAGCGTTCGTTTATGTATACAAGATGGGTAGAAATGAGCAAGGTCATCCAAACGACAGAAGCGATGATTGAGCGGATAAAGGGTAGAGAGTCGATTGATCCAGCAGAGCTGTTTACATTGGCAGAGGCGAACAAGCGATTAAAGCAGACTCGGGATAACTGGGTGGATCGATGGAATTTTAATGAATGGGCGGACCGATACGACGAATGGGTACATGGCGGGAATGGTCACGAATCTTACGAAAACGTGCTGGATGAAGTCGTTGCGACAGTTGCAGTCAAACCGGGAGAATGTGGCCTAGATGCCGGAACGGGAACTGGAAACCTCGCAGGGCGTCTTGTGAAAAAAGGAGCCAGGATGAGCGGGTTCGACCAATCACCGCAAATGCTGAAGCAATGCAGAGCGAAACACCCAGAGGTCGAGACGAAGCTGGGAACCTTTTTCGCCTTTCCGTTTTTAGAAAATCGGTTTGACTTTGTGGCTACGAGTTACGCCTTGCACCATTTGACGGATGATCAAAAGCAGCTTGCCTTGGCGGAATGTCGTCGTGTATTAAAACCAGGGGGACGCTTGGTCATTGCCGATTTGATGTTTGTGGATCAGGCACATAGACAAGCGCATCTTGTTGCACTAGAGGAGGCTGGCCATACGAGCGTGATAGCAGATATTCAGGACCGCTGCTATGCTGATCGCTCTCGGTTGCTACAGGAGCTTGTTCATCTTGGTTTTACGAATGAAGTCAGACAGCTAGGTACCTATACGCATTTGATCCTGTCTACTAGTAAGTAG
- a CDS encoding bifunctional diguanylate cyclase/phosphodiesterase — MFNQIRDVKYALSALEESSVISITDEKGIITYVNHNFCQISKFSREELIGKNHNIVDSGFHSRNYFKSLWDTISLGKVWKGEMKNRAKDGTEYWLSMTLVPFMNDSGFLYQYVAIGTDITKRKQMEESLSKTMKDLHDIKNALDESSIVAITDDKGVITYVNDKFCEISRYEVDELVGNTHRVINSCYHSKSFFKLMWETIKQGRVWKGEVKNRAKNGSEYWMNTTIVPFLDDRGVPYQYVSIRTDITDRIEAEAALAEALQNDFRRTVQNLQNCVFKIVTDPKGNITYTLCEGKIAEELGLTSERMLRKTSYEIFPYEVAEQMESYFRRAFAGESVTFELKLSGNDYYITLSPIEENGEIVEMVGSMIDITERKKAEETIRYMAHYDSLTNLPNRTLFHEKLAEAMLKAKQKNEKIGVMFIDLDRFKNINDTLGHSIGDVLLQAVANRLIGCLRKEDSVSRLGGDEFAIFLTGVSHKEAGEIAQRIITSMSESITLDHIEIFITPSIGISMYPDDGDDIEALLKHADAAMYLAKEQGKNNYQFFSEELHQVLAKKLQLERELRKALDEKQFTLHYQPKIHLHTGKIIGMEALIRWEHPDLGLIPPIQFIPIAEETGLIVPLGEWVMRTACQQTKVWQEAGYTELAVAVNISLRQFMQNNLIEMITSILEETGLSPQYLELEITESMALNVDYTIRILNRLKGLGISISIDDFGTGYSSLSYLSQFPIDRLKIDQSFVRNLNPRNQAIIKTIIDMAHNMKIAVIAEGVETHEHVEFLKEQMCNEVQGYFYSKPLPTKEIDSFLQVNRYGESGSMVK; from the coding sequence GTGTTTAATCAAATCAGAGATGTAAAGTATGCATTATCTGCATTGGAAGAGTCATCTGTTATTTCGATAACAGATGAAAAAGGAATCATCACCTACGTCAATCACAACTTCTGTCAAATATCCAAGTTTAGTAGAGAGGAATTAATCGGAAAAAACCATAACATCGTCGATTCCGGTTTCCATTCGAGAAACTATTTTAAATCGCTATGGGATACCATCAGCCTAGGAAAAGTGTGGAAAGGCGAGATGAAAAATCGGGCAAAGGACGGTACGGAATACTGGCTTAGCATGACGTTAGTGCCGTTCATGAACGACAGTGGTTTCCTTTATCAGTACGTGGCAATTGGGACGGACATCACGAAACGAAAGCAGATGGAAGAGTCTCTTTCAAAGACGATGAAGGACTTGCACGATATCAAAAATGCACTTGATGAATCTTCGATTGTAGCGATTACAGACGATAAAGGCGTCATTACTTATGTAAATGACAAGTTTTGTGAAATCTCCAGATACGAAGTGGATGAATTGGTTGGAAATACACATCGGGTCATTAACTCATGCTATCATTCCAAGTCGTTTTTTAAATTGATGTGGGAAACGATCAAGCAAGGACGAGTCTGGAAGGGCGAAGTGAAGAACCGCGCCAAAAACGGCAGTGAATACTGGATGAATACGACCATCGTGCCATTTTTAGACGACCGGGGAGTTCCGTATCAATATGTTTCGATCCGTACGGATATTACCGACCGGATTGAAGCAGAGGCAGCATTGGCAGAAGCATTGCAGAACGATTTTCGCAGGACGGTCCAAAACTTGCAAAACTGCGTGTTCAAGATCGTAACAGATCCAAAAGGAAACATCACCTATACCTTGTGTGAAGGGAAAATTGCCGAAGAGCTCGGGCTAACGTCTGAGAGGATGTTGAGAAAAACATCGTATGAAATCTTTCCATATGAGGTAGCGGAGCAAATGGAAAGCTATTTTCGCAGAGCATTTGCTGGTGAGTCTGTTACCTTCGAACTGAAACTATCCGGAAATGATTATTACATTACATTGTCGCCTATTGAGGAAAACGGAGAGATCGTGGAAATGGTAGGCTCCATGATTGACATCACCGAGAGAAAAAAGGCAGAAGAAACGATTCGCTACATGGCCCATTACGATTCCTTAACCAATCTGCCTAATCGAACGCTTTTTCATGAAAAACTGGCTGAGGCCATGCTCAAGGCAAAACAAAAAAATGAGAAAATCGGCGTCATGTTCATCGATTTGGATCGTTTCAAAAACATCAATGACACGCTTGGCCACTCCATTGGGGATGTCCTTTTACAAGCAGTAGCAAATCGTCTCATCGGTTGTTTGCGAAAAGAAGATTCTGTTTCTCGACTAGGTGGAGATGAGTTCGCCATCTTTCTCACAGGTGTCTCACACAAGGAGGCTGGTGAAATTGCGCAGCGAATCATCACGAGCATGTCAGAATCGATTACGTTAGACCATATCGAAATCTTTATCACACCAAGTATCGGCATCAGCATGTATCCGGATGATGGAGACGATATCGAAGCGCTACTGAAGCATGCAGACGCAGCCATGTATTTGGCAAAAGAGCAAGGAAAAAATAATTATCAATTTTTCTCGGAGGAGCTGCATCAGGTTTTAGCTAAAAAGCTACAGCTTGAAAGAGAATTGCGAAAAGCTCTGGATGAGAAACAATTTACACTGCACTACCAACCGAAGATTCATTTGCACACCGGCAAGATTATCGGCATGGAGGCGCTGATTCGTTGGGAACATCCAGACCTTGGTCTCATCCCACCAATTCAATTTATCCCGATCGCAGAAGAAACAGGCTTAATCGTTCCACTTGGGGAATGGGTAATGCGAACGGCATGCCAGCAAACAAAAGTGTGGCAAGAAGCAGGCTATACAGAACTGGCTGTTGCAGTGAATATATCCTTACGCCAATTTATGCAAAACAACCTCATTGAGATGATTACCTCAATCCTTGAAGAAACAGGCTTATCACCGCAATACTTAGAGCTGGAAATCACGGAAAGCATGGCGCTAAATGTAGACTATACGATACGGATTTTGAATCGGTTGAAAGGTCTTGGGATTAGCATCAGTATCGATGATTTCGGGACGGGCTACAGTTCTTTGAGCTATCTAAGTCAATTTCCGATCGACCGGCTCAAAATCGATCAATCCTTTGTCCGGAATTTGAATCCACGGAATCAAGCGATTATAAAAACGATCATCGACATGGCACACAACATGAAAATTGCCGTTATTGCAGAGGGCGTAGAAACACACGAACATGTTGAATTTCTAAAGGAACAAATGTGTAATGAAGTCCAAGGGTACTTTTACAGTAAGCCGCTGCCCACGAAAGAAATCGATTCCTTTTTGCAGGTAAATCGTTATGGGGAATCAGGCAGCATGGTTAAGTGA
- a CDS encoding CBS domain-containing protein encodes MAKLENRTLREIMTKDVATVTLKDNVYEVACKMRDWNVGVIPVVDEKNDVIGVITDRDIVIRGLAEKHEGSTATEVVMTRDIILGQPGMTVDEAAKVMAQHQIRRLPVVEHGKLVGIVALADMAVRQVHHDEASDALQQISEPAPH; translated from the coding sequence ATGGCAAAGCTGGAAAATCGCACTCTGCGCGAAATTATGACAAAAGATGTCGCTACTGTGACGCTTAAGGATAATGTGTATGAAGTGGCTTGCAAAATGCGCGATTGGAATGTAGGGGTCATTCCGGTTGTAGATGAAAAAAATGATGTGATCGGCGTGATTACGGATCGTGATATTGTGATTCGCGGTTTGGCTGAAAAGCATGAAGGATCGACTGCAACCGAGGTTGTCATGACCCGAGACATTATTCTCGGTCAGCCAGGAATGACGGTTGATGAAGCGGCAAAGGTGATGGCTCAGCATCAAATTCGTCGCCTGCCCGTTGTCGAGCATGGCAAGCTGGTCGGAATTGTGGCGTTGGCAGATATGGCTGTTCGTCAAGTCCACCACGATGAGGCGAGTGACGCTCTCCAACAAATTTCTGAGCCGGCGCCACATTAA
- a CDS encoding thermonuclease family protein, translated as MKRFAMYLLALALLLSACGASGKPEANGEMDAVIKRVVDGDTFELDSGEKVRMIGVDTPETVKPNHPVEPYGKEASNYSKELLTGKKVKLKFDVEPYDKYKRLLAYVYLEDGTFVNEKLVRDGYARIMTIPPNVAQAELFLAAEREAREQNRGLWALEGQKAGASKEKAKPQKQSNNNTAADAAPPEGKTIKGNVNSKGEKIYHVPGSASYEQTKAEMWFATEEEAQQAGFRAPKR; from the coding sequence ATGAAACGATTTGCAATGTATCTGCTCGCACTGGCTCTTTTGCTATCGGCCTGTGGAGCGTCCGGCAAACCAGAAGCTAACGGAGAGATGGATGCTGTGATCAAACGAGTGGTTGATGGCGATACATTCGAACTGGACAGCGGGGAAAAAGTCCGTATGATTGGCGTAGATACCCCGGAGACAGTGAAACCCAACCATCCAGTCGAACCGTATGGGAAAGAAGCGAGCAATTACTCCAAGGAGCTTTTAACGGGTAAAAAGGTTAAGCTGAAGTTCGATGTCGAGCCCTATGACAAATACAAGCGTTTGCTTGCTTACGTATATTTGGAAGATGGAACCTTTGTCAATGAAAAGCTCGTTCGTGACGGCTACGCCCGGATCATGACGATCCCACCGAATGTAGCCCAAGCAGAGCTGTTCCTGGCAGCCGAGCGTGAGGCGCGGGAGCAGAATCGAGGGCTTTGGGCTTTAGAAGGGCAAAAGGCAGGGGCTTCTAAGGAAAAAGCCAAGCCCCAAAAACAATCCAATAACAATACCGCCGCAGACGCTGCACCACCAGAAGGCAAGACCATCAAGGGCAATGTCAACAGCAAGGGCGAGAAAATCTATCACGTTCCTGGCTCCGCTAGCTATGAGCAAACAAAAGCGGAAATGTGGTTTGCGACGGAGGAAGAAGCCCAGCAAGCAGGTTTTCGGGCGCCAAAACGATAA